From one Geoalkalibacter halelectricus genomic stretch:
- a CDS encoding cbb3-type cytochrome c oxidase subunit I: MDKPTYNTAIVRSFIHWSLLWGVVAILVGILISFQLVNPNLNLPPYFTYGRLRPLHTNAGIFGWAIGSFFALYFYMVQRLCRRPLWSDGLARFQLYLFNFTIIVAAVTLLMGFTQSKEYHELEWPVDILVVVLWVIFSINILMTIFKRKEQQMYVSLWFMGASLIGVAILYLVNSAAIPVSLFKSYSAYAGANDANVQWWYGHNAVAMVLTLPPLAIFYYFLPKSTGVAIYSHRLSIVAFWSLVFMYLWTGAHHLLWTPIPDWVQTLAMAFSIMLIAPSWGSVINGYLSMNGQWHQMRENYLVKFLILGITFYGLQTLQGPLQAVRSFSAFIHYTEWVPGHVHMGALGWVSLVLFAAFYYLAPRIYGRELYSIPLANLHFWLVLLGQLIYSVSMWIAGVQQAGMWHAIGTDGSLTYSFMESLVAMYPYYWVRALSGVIYIAGVAVFIYNLAMTARRGKPLAPAVA; the protein is encoded by the coding sequence ATGGACAAACCGACCTACAATACAGCCATAGTGCGCAGCTTTATTCACTGGAGTCTGCTCTGGGGCGTGGTGGCGATTCTGGTGGGCATTTTAATCTCGTTTCAACTGGTCAATCCCAACCTCAACCTGCCGCCCTATTTCACCTACGGTCGCCTGCGCCCCCTGCACACCAACGCGGGGATTTTCGGTTGGGCCATCGGCAGTTTCTTCGCCCTGTATTTCTACATGGTGCAGCGCCTGTGCCGCCGCCCTCTGTGGAGCGACGGGCTGGCGCGCTTTCAGCTGTATCTGTTCAACTTCACCATCATCGTCGCCGCCGTCACCTTGCTGATGGGCTTTACCCAGTCCAAGGAATATCATGAGCTGGAATGGCCGGTGGATATTCTGGTGGTGGTGCTCTGGGTGATCTTTTCCATCAACATCCTCATGACCATCTTCAAGCGCAAGGAGCAGCAGATGTACGTCTCCTTGTGGTTCATGGGCGCCTCCCTGATCGGTGTTGCGATCCTCTACCTGGTCAATTCCGCCGCCATTCCCGTCTCGCTGTTCAAATCCTATTCAGCCTACGCCGGCGCCAACGACGCCAACGTGCAATGGTGGTATGGCCACAACGCGGTGGCCATGGTGCTGACCCTGCCGCCCCTGGCGATCTTTTACTATTTTCTGCCCAAATCGACGGGGGTGGCCATCTACAGTCACCGCCTCTCCATCGTCGCCTTCTGGAGCCTGGTTTTCATGTACCTGTGGACCGGCGCCCACCACCTGCTGTGGACGCCCATCCCCGACTGGGTGCAGACCCTGGCCATGGCCTTCTCCATCATGCTCATCGCTCCCTCCTGGGGATCGGTCATCAACGGCTACCTGTCCATGAACGGTCAGTGGCATCAGATGCGCGAGAACTACCTGGTCAAGTTTCTCATTCTCGGCATCACCTTTTACGGCTTGCAGACCCTGCAGGGGCCGCTTCAGGCGGTGCGCAGCTTCTCGGCCTTCATTCACTACACCGAATGGGTGCCGGGCCATGTCCACATGGGCGCGCTGGGCTGGGTATCGCTGGTGCTGTTCGCCGCCTTCTACTATCTGGCGCCGCGCATCTACGGCCGCGAACTCTACAGCATCCCCCTGGCCAACCTGCATTTCTGGCTGGTGCTGCTCGGTCAGCTCATCTACTCGGTAAGCATGTGGATCGCGGGAGTGCAACAGGCCGGCATGTGGCACGCCATCGGCACCGACGGCAGCCTCACCTACTCGTTCATGGAGAGCCTCGTCGCGATGTATCCCTACTACTGGGTACGCGCTTTGAGCGGGGTGATTTATATCGCAGGCGTCGCGGTCTTTATCTACAATCTGGCCATGACCGCGCGCCGCGGCAAGCCCCTGGCCCCGGCCGTGGCCTGA